The Nitrospira sp. sequence CGGACGCAATAGGGCCTTCATAACACCGCAATCCGTATGGCCGCAGACAATGATGTGCGGCACCTTCAACACCGCCATCGCGTATTCGATTGTCGCAGTCGTACCGCCCTGCATCGACCCATACGGGGGCACAATGTTCCCGGCATTTCTCAAGATAAACAACTCACCCGGGTCCGCCTGTGTCAGAAGTGTGGGGTCGACCCGCGAATCGGAACAGGTAATGAAGAGTGCCCGAGGAGCCTGACTTTGAGACAGACGAGTGAACAGTGCTTTCTTATTTCCGAACACCTCACTGCGAAACTTCAAGAAGCCTTTGACAAGCTTTTCCATGATCGAACCTCATTCTTGTCGCCAACCGATCGCGATAAGTCATCACCACAATGGTCAGAGATGCCAGCCTCCGTTAAGACCGTGATCAGCGCCCAAATTCGCGCTCGCCTTCTCACCGTCGACCCCGCGCAGAACGCACATCAGCGATAGTTATCCAAGGTTCGATGCGACATCGGCAGTACGTGTTCTTCGCTCTCACACGCCTCATCCGGCAAGAATTCAACTCCTCCCGTAACGACGTCGTACATCGCGCCAACGATCGTGAGCCGTTTCGTACTCATCAGACCATCGATCGTTTCACTTCCCTCCCGCAGTTGTTCAACGACTCGCGCAACATTCCGACGGGCAACGACATCGACGAACGCGGCGGTCTCCTCGATGGGTTGCCCAGGCTCAGCCGAGCCTGTCGCTTGGTCGACCGCGTGCTGAAGATTGCTGACGATGTAATCGAAATGTGCGCATCCGATCGCTTCGATCGCCGTTTGCGAGGAACCGAGGAGTTTGACGGCCTCCGTGACGGCACCGCATCGTGTATGCCCCATGACAAGAATCAGTTTCGCTCCGGCTACTGCGCAGCCGTATTCCGCGCTGGCAATCACCGTTCGGCTTGCAATGTTGCCGGCGATACGGACACTGAAGATATCGCCCATACCCAAGTCAAACACTCGCTCTGCCGGCGTCGGAGAATCGATGCAACTGAGGACGACGGCCAACGGATGCTGCGCCTCTGCCGTCGCCCGGACTTGCCGGTTGAAATCCCGCGTCAGCCGCCGCCCGGTACGGGCTCGTTCATGGCCGTCCTTTAGAATTTGCAGAACCTGGAGCGGCGTGATGGTGTCTTGGAGTTCGCGGGTTGAATAATCCACATACTGAATCTGGTCCTCAAAGTTGTATTCATTCCGAAAGCCGACGAGACTGACTTCGACACCGCGAGCAGGCCCCGTTTGTTCCTTGAAATCTCGGATCAAATCCAGGATGTCCGGATCGATGTAGTCGGTGCTCCGCGCGTCAAGCAGAACACGGCCGTTGCGGGGAACTTCATCCAACACTTTTGCAAGGGCGGCGCGATTCAGGAAGCTCACCTGATTCGCCAATTTGATGTGCACCACGTCACCACCCAAATGCTTCTCGACGAAGCGGTGTACCGGCCGGCGCATGTTGCTGTTCAGGATGAAACCGATCGCCACAACAAGCCCGATCACGATCCCAATCAGGAGGTCGGTAAACACAATCGCCACCACCGTGATTGCGAACGGGACAAATTGGTTACGGCCCTCGTTCCACATTTGCTTGATCAAAGCAGGGCTTGCCAGTTTGATACCGGTCATCAGCAAGATGGCCGCCAGGCAAGATAACGGAATAGCGTTCAACCATGTGGGTATGAGAGGAACGCTGATCAACAGCAAGATGCCATGCATAATCCCGGACAGTTTTGTTTTTCCCCCGGCGTTGACGTTGACGGATCCGCGGATGACCACGGACGTGACCGGGAGTCCGCCGACCAGTCCACAAGCCATATTTCCGATACCCTGAGCCAATAGTTCCTGGCTCGGCGGCGAGGTCCGTTGCTGCGAGTCCAGTCGATCGACTGCCTGCAGATTCAGCAAGGTTTCAAGGGAGGCCACGACGGCAAGGGTCATACCCGCGATATAGATCGCGGGATTCCCCCATTGCGAGAAGTCCGGTCGCGGAAGAAGCCCGAAGAGTTCGCCTAAGTCGCTCGCAACCGGTACTTGAACCAAATGACTCGCCTTAATAAGCCAGGGATCGCCGAGTTGCTCGAACCACCACGCCACTCCGATCCCGAAGAGGACCACCGCGACGGGAGCGGGGAAAACTGACTTCTTCAGCGGCTTCCACTTATCCCAGAGCACGAGCAGCGCAATGGATCCAAGCCCGATCATGGCGGAGCCCCACTGAAAATCCCCGAACATACGGAAAAGTTCCGTAAATGTCGTTTCGAGATTCGGTTGAAAGAAGGCCATTTCTCCTTCAGGGTTTGGATCATGGCCGACAAGATGCGGAATTTGCTTCAAGACGATGATTACACCGATCGCGGCCAACAACCCTTTGATCACGCTGGACGGAACGAACGCGGCGATGAATCCTCCCTTGGCCACACCGAGGACAAGTTGGATCATCCCGGCAAGAATCACGGCCATGAGAAAAGCGGAAAATGACCCGAGTGATAGGATTTGGGCGGCAACAACGGCCGTTAAACCGGCGGCCGGTCCGCTCACACTGGTGTGTGATCCGCTGAAAATCCCCACCACGATGCCGCCGATAATCCCGGCCAACAATCCGGACACCAGGGGCGCGCCGGAAGCGAGGGCAATCCCCAGGCATAACGGCAAGGCCACAAAGAACACAACGAGGCCTGCTTTGGCGTCAGCTGCGAGGGTGCTCAACGGTATGCCGTTCATTGCGGATATGGGATCGTCTCTTCTCTTGACCGCATTCGACTTGCAACTCTACCGTTGCCAATATGAGAGCCGGCTCGACATGTATCTCAGTCGGTCCTTTGCGAGTGATTCCCGAGCGATCATCAGAATCGGCTGGACCATCTCGTGTGGAAATGCAACTTCACCAATCGCTTCACAGGCGATTCAAGCGGAGCAACCAGAGTCGGGCAGCCCTTTGCTTGGAGTATATTTCCAAAATGCTCCGGATCGACCTGTTGCTCATTGGAAACGTGCCGCGTAATCCAGCCTGAGAAGAAGCCGGTATGCATCTCAAGCTCCCATGTCCCGAGCGAAGTGCACTCCCGCGAACTAATGGTGAACGTCGTCGGGAGCAAGACGTGCCATATGCCGCGGAGACTCTCGAAGCTGATGTCAGTGACACGGTAAGAACCAGCTGGAAGCTTCATCACGAATTGGCCGTCGATCGGAATATGGGAAATTAGAAAGCGTTTTCCGTGCGCCTCATCTTCGACCCACCATTTCATAATTCCCGGCCACTTCAGACCGGTTGACTGGTCCTTTCCATTCCGAGTCAGATGAATCGTGCCGAATAATAATCCCTGATTCTCATCTGCTATCGAAACCTCCGAAGGCGCTAGCGGCTTGATGACGGTGGTACAGCCAAACAAAAAGCTCGCAGATAGGAGAAGGGCGCTTGCAAGGAAGCCCTGGCGAAGAATTGAATAACTCATTTTAAACCTCCTTTTCCAAGGAAGCCGCGCCGAAGAATTGAATGACTCATTCTATAACCCTCCTTTGAATTTCGGGAATGGGGGGCGGACTTGCGACATCCACCCCCCGGCACATATTGTTGCGCGACAACATGCTCCGCTTTGCAAGTCAGTCAGAATAGTCCAATCCTGACCCCCTGTTTTGAAAGGCCAACTTGCTTCTCATAGCCGAATCAAGCGGAACACCCAATGAAGAACAGTCTCTCGCAGCAAGAGCCTGCTGCAGTTCATCCTGCGAAAGTTCGAGATCCTCAAGGACGTGTCCCGTTATCCACCCCGTGAAAACTTTTGTCTCTCTCTGAAGCTCCCAAATCCCCAATGATGTACATTCTCGTGGCTGGATGTGAAATGTGGTAGGGAGCGCTGCGTGCCATATCCCCATTAGGCTGTCGAAGCTGATACCTTTGACGCGATATGACCCGGCCGGCAGCTTCAGCACAAATGGGCCATCCGTAGGAAGATCGGCGACCACGATGCGTTTTCCCTTTGTTTCTTCCTCCAACGTCCATCTCATACCCTGCGGTGGCTGGATTCCTTCCGTCCGGTCGGTTCCAAACCACGTCAGTCGCATATTTCCGAATAACAAGCCGTGGCTCCCATCCGTCGATACAGTGGCTGAATCCGATAGAGGTGCGACGACCGTCGCGCAACCGGATGCGAGCCCGCCGAGAAAGAGAACGCTCGCTAGAATGAGGCTCTGACGAAAAATTAGGCAGTTCATACAGATCCCTCCCTCTTTGACGCACACATGAAGATTTTCTTTCAGATGCGTTGCGCCGTGTTGCAGCAATCAGACTCAGCATTGCTTGGCGGCCCGATGTGAGCCTCAAGCGGCATGTCTCTTGATGCAATGGCGCCAAGAAGATCGGCTAGACAGCGGGAGGACGAAACACGGATGTCAGTAAGATCGGAAGTTGAAGTATACCACGGTATTCGGTGAGCAGATGCAGGAGACTAGGCCTGACCGGCCTAGGTAATGACGGGAGAACCGAAGAATCTTCAGACACAGACTCCGTCAGGGTGTCGGAAGAGTCAAGCAGACCTAGGAACGTCACCGGCATTCCAAGCATCTGCGTGACCACACAGACACAGAGAATTAAGACTAGACAGACCAGTCCGGACCCAGCGTAAGTGGAATGAAACGTATGTACGCCCATGGTTCTCATTGAAGCAATTTGCTGCCTATGCGGAGTCGATACGGAGGAAAAGGTGCCTCTCCTCCGTATCTCCCGAAAGATCAACGGTTCATCGGCATCATGTAATCATGTGCAGAGCATTTGTCCATTTCTTTCGGAATTCCATCTAGCCCGGCCATGAGCCAATCCGGACTCCTCTGATCGCCTGTTACCATTGAACCCGCTAGACAGGCCGCTGACCAATCCGCCTCCTCGATCTCCACGATTCTCTGATCGCCCGACACCTCCATAACCACACTGTTTTTAACTTGGCCGGTCATGAGATCAGTGTTCGCCAATGCGCTTGATGCGGCAAGCAACCCGATCGCCGCCGTGATGGACAACAATCCTTTCGTCTTCATCGTAATCAGTGTCATGTTTCCCTTCTTTTCCAGAATTGAGCGCGTGGTAACACGCATCAACCGGTTCGTTCAGAATATTCCAGGAGTCCGGCGCGCCACGTTCCGCACAGTAGTCCTCAGCGATGAGGCGGCGAACAAGACGCGCAGAGTCAGTTCGAACGGATGCTAGGCTTGGGGAGGGTGAAAGACCGACGTCACAAAGACAGGTAAATTGATCGAGGCCTGTACATCAGTATGTGGACCCCGCACGTGTGCAGCTCTAGGTCTGGGCACCGTCGGCGGAAAAGAAAAATCTTCAGATACGGACTCCAGAAATACGTCGGACGATGGTGTCATCAGGCTGAATAACGTGACCGGCATCCCGAGCATCTGGGCCAACACACAGATACACAGAAAGAGGACCACACATCCCGAACCCATCATCCGATGCGCAGCTTTCATTGGATTCCCAGTATTCATAGCTTCGAACATCACAATTTCACTATACCGCGACTTCTAGAAGGACGCAAGGTGACGGCATGACTTGCTATGCTCAATGCGGCCATACCGCGTATCCTATTCGCCCAGGCTGTCTTTATTTGTCCACCATCAAAGAGAAGAGTGTCCCTGAATCTCTGGTGAAACAATTCAGGTCATTCGTCGATCAGACCAAGCATAGGCCGCACCAAAACAGAGACCGGCCACCGCCGCCTGGATGAATGCGTCTTCCGCATGAATGGCAATAGACCACCAAAGAATGGCAGCGATGAGACCTGCTGCTCCTCCGAGAAGAATCTTGCCGCCAGCAAGTCTGAGCCAATCCGTGAACACTACCCAAGTGGTCATATACACCGCCCCGGCGGCAATCGCTGCCCAAAGATGCATGAGATCACGTTTAAAAAACCAAACTTGGATCGCTCCCGCGATCGCGCCGAGAATGATGCCTGTAATCGCTTTTTTCACCAACACGGAATAGTGAAACGTGATATCGGCCAATCCATCCCCCACGCTAAAACGTAAAGGTCTGTGCTTCGGTTATCATGAAGATCGGCTTACCGGCTTCAGTCGGGCTGTGCGGCCGGCGGGCAAGTTGTTTGCCTTGTATCGCGCCCGGGTCCTTCAGTGATTTCAATTCGGGCGACGCCTTTGACATTGGCGCAGCGATCGCCAAGCCCCGGTGTCACGAGCCGAAACGGGCCGCCCTTGGCTTCCGGTAAGGCTGTTCCATCCAGTTCATACACCAACACCCCATATTCCTTTGCCTGCTGTAGTGTGAGACAGGCCGAGTACGTCCCGTCCGCTGCATGAAACGCCACGTGATCTGCCCCGATGGACAACGCCGGAATATCCAGCAGCCCGCTCAAACGGATCCCCCGACCCTTCATACCCGGCATGACCGTCGACATATCCACGTGATGCTCGGCCGATAATGAAGCCATCGTCGCATGATCGAAGGATAGCGGCTGCACAACAGCCCCATCGATGGTCACGATGCCGGTACCGGTCCGATCCTTGTCGGTCATCGCTTGGATCATTGCCGTGAGCGCCTCATTCACGGGAACCGGAATGCCGAGCTTGCGCCCTTGCTCCACGATAAATCCGTTCAAATACTCAATCTCCGTCGGTCGCCCCGCTTTCCAATCGTCATACATGGAGGTATGGATGTCGCGAATCTCCTGTGAGGCCTTCACGACCCGTTCAGCCATGTCCGAGGGCAGGGGCACTTTGAGCGTCGCCGCAACGGCCGCCACTTCTCCGACGATCTGCCGGATGACGCCCATCATCTCGGAATGGTCAAGCGCTTTGGCCACTCTGTCGTTCATCAGCACAGTCATGGGATTGAACACGCAATTCCAGCACATCTTCTCCCATTTGGCGCGGCGGATATCCTTCGACAACTGACAGGGAATGCCGGCTGATGCAAAAAGATCGCGGATTTTGAGAAGCCGACCGCTCTCATATCCCATCAGTTCGCCGATGGCCACCGCCCCTTTCTTATAGTGATCAATGACCCCAGGCGCGGAAATCTTCGAATAGATATAGGCCACTCCGCCGACGACGCCATCGCGATTGATTCGAGCAATGAGCCGGTCTTCGGTATCGACACCGTTCTGCAAGGTAAGAATCACCGTGTGTTCGGTGAGCGCAGGCGCAAGTTGCCCCATGACTTCATCAAGATCGTACGCTTTGACGCCGAGGATGATGAGATCGGGACGCGGCAGCTCCCGCACATCCGACGCCGCCTTCGGTCGGACCGTGAACGATCCATTCGTGCTCCGAATCGTCAATCCGTTTTGGCGGACGGCTGTGAGCGTGTTTGGCCGGAGAAGGAATGCGACATCCGGATTGTTCTTGGCCAAGTGGGCTCCAAAAAACCCTCCCACGGACCCGGCTCCGACGATCAAGATCTGTTTCATTGGCGATCCTCATTCCATTGCATATCAAGCGGGCGTACTATAGCATGCCGCTCCACAGCGACACAGTAACCTTATCCCTCCGTTGACATGTATGTCTCGTGGATCGAATCTCACACTCTTGAAGGAACAGCTTTCCTCCGCCGCATCGATTACTGTGTTGACCGGCGCGGGCATTTCCGCTGATAGCGGTGTGCCGACCTTTCGCGGCACGGACGGCTTGTGGCGCAACTTTCGAGCCGAGGATCTCGCAACACCGGAAGCTTTTGAGCGTGATCCCCGACTCGTCTGGGAGTGGTACAACTGGCGACGCGAACTGGTCGCCGCAAAACTGCCGAATGCGGCTCACAACGCAGTCGTTGAGCTCGAGCGGCGCTGCTCGGACTTTTGGCTGATCACTCAGAACGTGGACGGGTTGCATCGGGACGCGGGCTCACAGAAACTCACCGAGATTCATGGCAACATCTGGAAAGTTCGTTGCACAGATTGCGGCGCGGTGGACGACAACCGCGACGTGCCCATTGCCATTTTGCCTACGTGTCGGCGTTGCGGGTCGTTGCTCCGCCCACACATCGTCTGGTTCGGCGAATCCCTGCTTGCCGCGGACATCGAGCAATGCTCTACGGTGCTCCGAAACTGCGATGTCTTGCTCGTCATTGGGACGTCTGGAGTAGTCTATCCTGCGGCAGGATTCGCCTCGATCGCGAAACAGGCCGGCGCGTTCGTCGCCGAAATCAATCTCGATTCCACGCCACAATCAGCGCTGGTCGATCTGTCGCTGCACGGCCGCGCAAAAGAGATCATGCCGTTATTGCTCGAGCCGCTGTAAGAGTGGAAGTACTTCGTCCAGGCTCGTGATGGTCTGAATATCCGGTTGCTGCTGCCTTCTTTCACGATCCAACAAGACGGCGTGTATCCCCGCTTTCCTCGCACCTTCCACATCGTCTCTGAGACTGTCCCCGACATGCAGAGCTTCATCAGGATCGGCTGCGTGTTTCTCCAGCGCGACGTGAAAGATTCGAGGAGCAGGTTTTGCCGCGTGAGTCAGGCTTGAAATCGTCACTGTGTCGAATGCCTCGGCAATCCCTAGTCCACGCATCACGGCAAATAGACGCGAATCAAAATTCGAGATGATTCCGATCTCCAGATCCAGCTCCTTGAGTTTCGCTAAGGTTGACGCTGTTTCCGGAAACAAGCACCAGGACCGGTGATCTTCAAACGCGCGAAAGACCTGATCGAAGAACTCGTCGAAGCGCTCGAACATCCCCACACGATAAAAGACGTTATGAACGATATCGAACCACCAGAGCCGTTCACTGTGTTTGATCTGTGCCGGGTCGGTGACGGCGAATACCGGCGGTGGGGCTTCGCGGAACGCTCGGCCAAACGCCTGTGTGATCGCCGCCGGGGAATCGGCTTTCTGGCGAAACCCAAACTCAACCGCGTGTCGGAGATAGATCTCCGCGACAGACCCACGCACATGAAACAGTGTGTCGGCGGCATCAAAAAACACAACTCGTATCGAGCGGCTCACAGTCGGTCTACCATGATCTCAGCCAGCACTCTCTTTCGTCCTGAAATACACCGTGAATACAAGTACATATCGAGCGTTTTCTTGACAAAGGATACCCCCCTTGCTAGCTTCGAAGAAACTAAAAAAGTAGGGGGAATGTGTCATGCCTTCGCCGATCTTCGTTGTCGACAGCAGCCCCGCGGTCAGACGAATGGTGGAACAGATCTCAGCTCCGGAAGGGTTTGAGGTCGTTGGGTTTCACGACGGACCGGCTGCCCTCGAAGCGGCTCGGCGAAGCAGCCCTGTGCTTATCATCGCCGACTACCACCTCGACAACATGACATTTTCGGGGTTCTGCAAAGAGATCAATAAGCTCGACAATCTCACCGAAACGTTCCTTGTGTCGTTGATTAACCCGGCGGATCGTCCTGACGAAAATCATCTCCGTACCTTAGGGGTCAAGGCATTTCTCAAGAAACCATTTCAATCCGAAGACCTGCTCGAAGTCCTCAAATCTCTGCAGCAAAAACCGGTGGGTGCCTCCAACGGCAAAGGCCTCACACGGCGGGCCTGGCCTCCGACATCAACCTCGACCGACATCGATGACGAGGTCGCGAGCGACCATTTGACGGGTGACGACGGGCAGGAAGAACCTGTTCTGAACGAGCGGGCCGCCACACCGCTGGCATCAATGGCATCACCGGCTTCCCATGCCGGGCCGGAAGACGCGATGAAGGGTTTCTTCGATCAGCTCGTGCAATCGATGACCAAACGGAGCGAGCAGGCGCTTGCCGATCTGCTGCCCAAAATGATCGACGAGAAACTCGCAACCCATGTTCGGCCTATCGTACAGAAAGAGTTGCAGGCTCAGCTCGGAAACATTCTCTCTCAGGAATACCTCGCGACCCTTATTCAACCTCTCGTCTCTCAGGCATTGCCATCGCTCATTAGAAAAGAACTTGCGGCCAGCGAACCGATCATTCGGCAAGCCGTCTCCGATGTGGCCAAACCCTCCATCGGAGAAAGTGTCGATCGGCTGGTACGAGAAGAGGTCGAGTCCGGTGTCCGTCAGCACTTACCCGCCGTTGTGCAGGAACAGGTGGGAACGATCAATCAGCTGGTCAAGGATGAGCTTCGACAGGCAGTGGAGAAACAGGCCCCATTGCTGGCTGACGACTTGGTGCGAGCCGCCGCCGAACAAACTGTCGAGCGGGCCGTTCAGCGAATCGTACCTGACATCGCCGAGCAGCACATCAAGGCGGAACTCAAGCGTCTGATCGATACCGAAGAACCCTCACACCCGTCTAAGCGCTAGCTTTCTTGCCCCGCTTCCCTCGCCGAGCCTTGGCCAGGGATTTCATCCGCTTGACGTTCTTTCGATGTTTCTTTCTCGTTTTCCGATCCTTCTCACGACCTCGTGCCATGGTCCTCCCTACAGTAGTTGAATTGATCACCAATCAGCGGGCGACTGTATAGCACATGCCTCCGCAGGTCACAAGCTGCGACTCGCGCCATTTTCTGTGTGAGACAGACATGCTAAGATGCCGACCTGACGTTTGGACTCCGATGGAACGATGACAATACGCCAACTCGACAAGACGTATGATCCGAAGGCCGTAGAAGACCGCTGGTCTCAGGAGTGGCTCACACACGGATACTTCCACGCTGCGTTGGAACAACCGGGGCAGCCGTATTGCATCGTGATTCCTCCACCCAACGTCACCGGATCACTTCATGTCGGTCACGCGCTCAACCATTCGCTGCAGGATATCCTGATCAGATGGCGGCGCATGCAGGGACAGAATACCCTCTGGCTTCCTGGAACCGATCACGCCGGTATTGCAACCCAGAATGTCGTGGAAAAACAGCTCGCAGCCGAAGGGCTGTCACGAGAAGCTCTGGGACGAGAACGGTTTATCGAACGAGTCTGGCAATGGAAGGCCACCTCCGGCGACACCATTGTCAGACAGCAGAAACGACTCGGCGAATCCTGCGATTGGGCTCGTCAGCGCTTCACGATGGATGAAGGGCTCTCGAAGGCAGTCCTCGAAGTCTTTGTGCGTCTTTACGAGGATGGCTTGATCTATCGCGGCGAGCGCCTCATCAACTGGTGTCCTCGCTGCCTGACCGCGCTCTCGGATATTGAGGTCGAGCATGAGGACGTCAAGGGCAGACTCTATTCGATCGAGTATCCGCTCGCCGATGATCCTGGTACCCGACTGACCGTCGCCACCACACGCCCGGAAACTCTGCTTGGCGACACGGCCGTCGCCGTTCATCCTGAAGACGACCGCTACAATCGCCTGATCGGCAGACAGATCAATCTGCCGCTCACCGGCAGGACGATTCCCGTCGTCGGCGATGCCATCCTCGTTGACCGCGAATTCGGCACCGGCGCCGTGAAAATTACGCCCGCTCACGACTTCAACGATTATGAAGCCGGCGAACGCCATCACTTGCCGCGGCTTCCAATCCTCGATCATCAGGCGCTGCTCGATACCTCCGGAATGCAAAAGGCTGGCGTCGACCGCGCCGTCATCGACACCCTTCAGGGGCTCCCGGTCGCCAAAGCGCGCCACAAGGTTGCGGAGCTGCTCAAGGAGCGTGGGCTCCTTGCGAAGGTCGAAGACCATAAGCTATCGGTTGGGAAATGCTACCGCTGCAAGACGGTGGTGGAGCCTTATCTGTCGCCGCAGTGGTTCGTGAAGATCAAGCCGCTGGCCATCCCGGCGATCGATGCTGTCGAGACCGGTAAGATTCGGATCATCCCCGAAGGTTGGATCAACAACTATCTTGGCTGGATGCGAGACATCAAAGATTGGTGTATCTCACGGCAGATTTGGTGGGGACACCAGATTCCAGCTTGGTACTGCCTCGCCTGTAACGCACAGCATATCGCCCGCACCACCCATCCGAGCCCCCAGGCAGGCCAATCTATTTCGCGTACAACGATTCTGCCAAGCGCCACACCCATCGTCGCGAAGTCCGCACCGGCGCGATGTCCGGCCTGCGGAGGATCGGAGTTTCTCCGGGACCCCGATGTCTTGGATACGTGGTTCTCCTCCGGTCTTTGGCCCTTCTCCACACTCGGATGGCCCGAGCAGACGCCGGAACTCAAGACCTACTATCCGACCTCGACCCTGGTGACGAGTTTCGACATTCTGTTTTTCTGGGTCGCCCGCATGATCATGTTCGGACTCAAGTTCATGGGCGATGTCCCCTTCCGCGACGTCTATATTCATGCTCTGGTGCGCGACGCCGAAGGGCAGAAGATGAGTAAATCCAAAGGCAACGTCATCGATCCGTTGCATGTCATGGAGCAGTTCGGGACCGATGCGCTCCGATTCACCCTGGCTTCCATGGCCTCACCCGGCCGGGACATCAAACTCGCCGAAGAACGCATCGAGGGGTATCGCAATTTCGCCAATAAGATCTGGAACGCCGCACGGTTCGCCCACATGTATCTCGACGGCCCAAAGGCTTCCTGTTCGCCGACCGATCGTCCGTTTCCCGACCGCTGGATCGTCAGCCGTCTCAACCAGGCGATTCAAACCGTGACGTTCGAACTGGAGGCCTATCGATTCGATCGTGCGGCCAATGCCTTGTACCAATTCATTTGGCACGAATACTGTGATTGGTATCTCGAGCTCATAAAGCCGGTCCTGCAAGATCCCGCGCATCCGCTAGGTCCGGTGACCAGACAGACCCTGCAGGACACGCTCGACATTTGGCTTCGTCTGCTCCATCCCTTCATGCCGTTCATCTCGGAAGAGATCTGGCAGACTCTTCCGCACAGCGGCGAGACGATCGTCACGCAACCCTACCCGACCGCTCGGGCGTCCCAACATGACGCAGCAGCCGAAGCCGCCTTCGGTCTGCTCG is a genomic window containing:
- a CDS encoding HAD-IA family hydrolase translates to MSRSIRVVFFDAADTLFHVRGSVAEIYLRHAVEFGFRQKADSPAAITQAFGRAFREAPPPVFAVTDPAQIKHSERLWWFDIVHNVFYRVGMFERFDEFFDQVFRAFEDHRSWCLFPETASTLAKLKELDLEIGIISNFDSRLFAVMRGLGIAEAFDTVTISSLTHAAKPAPRIFHVALEKHAADPDEALHVGDSLRDDVEGARKAGIHAVLLDRERRQQQPDIQTITSLDEVLPLLQRLEQ
- a CDS encoding 2-dehydropantoate 2-reductase produces the protein MKQILIVGAGSVGGFFGAHLAKNNPDVAFLLRPNTLTAVRQNGLTIRSTNGSFTVRPKAASDVRELPRPDLIILGVKAYDLDEVMGQLAPALTEHTVILTLQNGVDTEDRLIARINRDGVVGGVAYIYSKISAPGVIDHYKKGAVAIGELMGYESGRLLKIRDLFASAGIPCQLSKDIRRAKWEKMCWNCVFNPMTVLMNDRVAKALDHSEMMGVIRQIVGEVAAVAATLKVPLPSDMAERVVKASQEIRDIHTSMYDDWKAGRPTEIEYLNGFIVEQGRKLGIPVPVNEALTAMIQAMTDKDRTGTGIVTIDGAVVQPLSFDHATMASLSAEHHVDMSTVMPGMKGRGIRLSGLLDIPALSIGADHVAFHAADGTYSACLTLQQAKEYGVLVYELDGTALPEAKGGPFRLVTPGLGDRCANVKGVARIEITEGPGRDTRQTTCPPAAQPD
- a CDS encoding response regulator, whose amino-acid sequence is MPSPIFVVDSSPAVRRMVEQISAPEGFEVVGFHDGPAALEAARRSSPVLIIADYHLDNMTFSGFCKEINKLDNLTETFLVSLINPADRPDENHLRTLGVKAFLKKPFQSEDLLEVLKSLQQKPVGASNGKGLTRRAWPPTSTSTDIDDEVASDHLTGDDGQEEPVLNERAATPLASMASPASHAGPEDAMKGFFDQLVQSMTKRSEQALADLLPKMIDEKLATHVRPIVQKELQAQLGNILSQEYLATLIQPLVSQALPSLIRKELAASEPIIRQAVSDVAKPSIGESVDRLVREEVESGVRQHLPAVVQEQVGTINQLVKDELRQAVEKQAPLLADDLVRAAAEQTVERAVQRIVPDIAEQHIKAELKRLIDTEEPSHPSKR
- a CDS encoding carbonic anhydrase, whose product is MEKLVKGFLKFRSEVFGNKKALFTRLSQSQAPRALFITCSDSRVDPTLLTQADPGELFILRNAGNIVPPYGSMQGGTTATIEYAMAVLKVPHIIVCGHTDCGVMKALLRPDDVQNLPAVKEWMGQAETTRRLMQEMYADIDGNNRLIKTTQENVRAQLEHLRTHPSVALQLRRGKVDLHGWVYSISTGDIWVYDFQSQEFDSLYEKAAPREAFADKS
- a CDS encoding NAD-dependent deacylase — protein: MSRGSNLTLLKEQLSSAASITVLTGAGISADSGVPTFRGTDGLWRNFRAEDLATPEAFERDPRLVWEWYNWRRELVAAKLPNAAHNAVVELERRCSDFWLITQNVDGLHRDAGSQKLTEIHGNIWKVRCTDCGAVDDNRDVPIAILPTCRRCGSLLRPHIVWFGESLLAADIEQCSTVLRNCDVLLVIGTSGVVYPAAGFASIAKQAGAFVAEINLDSTPQSALVDLSLHGRAKEIMPLLLEPL
- a CDS encoding bifunctional SulP family inorganic anion transporter/carbonic anhydrase; the encoded protein is MNGIPLSTLAADAKAGLVVFFVALPLCLGIALASGAPLVSGLLAGIIGGIVVGIFSGSHTSVSGPAAGLTAVVAAQILSLGSFSAFLMAVILAGMIQLVLGVAKGGFIAAFVPSSVIKGLLAAIGVIIVLKQIPHLVGHDPNPEGEMAFFQPNLETTFTELFRMFGDFQWGSAMIGLGSIALLVLWDKWKPLKKSVFPAPVAVVLFGIGVAWWFEQLGDPWLIKASHLVQVPVASDLGELFGLLPRPDFSQWGNPAIYIAGMTLAVVASLETLLNLQAVDRLDSQQRTSPPSQELLAQGIGNMACGLVGGLPVTSVVIRGSVNVNAGGKTKLSGIMHGILLLISVPLIPTWLNAIPLSCLAAILLMTGIKLASPALIKQMWNEGRNQFVPFAITVVAIVFTDLLIGIVIGLVVAIGFILNSNMRRPVHRFVEKHLGGDVVHIKLANQVSFLNRAALAKVLDEVPRNGRVLLDARSTDYIDPDILDLIRDFKEQTGPARGVEVSLVGFRNEYNFEDQIQYVDYSTRELQDTITPLQVLQILKDGHERARTGRRLTRDFNRQVRATAEAQHPLAVVLSCIDSPTPAERVFDLGMGDIFSVRIAGNIASRTVIASAEYGCAVAGAKLILVMGHTRCGAVTEAVKLLGSSQTAIEAIGCAHFDYIVSNLQHAVDQATGSAEPGQPIEETAAFVDVVARRNVARVVEQLREGSETIDGLMSTKRLTIVGAMYDVVTGGVEFLPDEACESEEHVLPMSHRTLDNYR